A portion of the Podospora pseudoanserina strain CBS 124.78 chromosome 2, whole genome shotgun sequence genome contains these proteins:
- the STS1 gene encoding Tethering factor for nuclear proteasome sts1 (COG:U; EggNog:ENOG503NW4S) encodes MNAVLSPQPPIFPHQHETTRISPSRSMSPYNNMASRKRKADDDNDDMSVSPLSSPALPSRPIVRPSKKIRQANDDVAARPLSLPRLLETLTNDQLRTVLQTICERHPDIGHEVVTSAPRPTVACALDILAGYQEKLHDATPLGHTNSDYAYFRVKQQLGALLDAISDFTSQFLPPLEQQTNISLQFLDGVTKIIHELPDWENQSHRHHKDAAYDEISAAWALVITEASKRGGGFIVHTGGWDQRLVKHNQQSGGKMGQAINALAVEVGWQGQNPITDTPAPSGRDPNSILNQLINGAYGSPVRVGPW; translated from the exons ATGAACGCTGTGTTGTCACCGCAACCACCGATTTTCCCTCATCAGCACGAAACCACCCGGATCTCGCCCTCTCGATCCA TGTCACCATATAACAACATGGCATCCAGAAAGAGGAAGGCCGACGACGATAACGACGACATGTCGGTCTCGCCCCTGAGCTCGCCAGCCCTTCCATCCAGACCGATTGTCAGGCCGTCAAAAAAGATCCGACAAGCCAACGACGACGTAGCTGCCCGCCCGCTGTCACTGCCCCGTCTTCTCGAAACTCTCACCAACGACCAGCTCCGAACAGTCCTCCAAACCATCTGCGAACGACACCCCGATATTGGGCACGAGGTGGTCACTAGCGCGCCACGACCGACCGTCGCCTGTGCGCTCGATATCTTGGCCGGGTACCAGGAGAAGCTACACGATGCAACTCCACTTGGCCATACAAACTCCGACTATGCCTATTTCCGAGTGAAGCAACAGCTGGGCGCCCTCCTCGATGCCATTTCCGATTTCACGTCACAATTCCTCCCGCCGTTGGAGCAGCAGACAAACATATCATTGCAGTTTTTGGACGGTGTCACCAAAATCATTCACGAACTCCCCGACTGGGAAAACCAATCACATCGCCACCACAAGGATGCTGCGTACGATGAGATTTCGGCGGCATGGGCACTTGTCATCACGGAAGCTTCAAAAAGGGGCGGAGGTTTTATCGTTCATACCGGAGGCTGGGACCAGAGGCTAGTAAAGCACAATCAACAGTCAGGAGGCAAAATGGGACAGGCCATCAACGCCTTGGCGGTGGAAGTCGGATGGCAAGGACAGAACCCGATTACCGACACACCGGCTCCGTCAGGGAGGGACCCTAATTCGATCTTGAACCAGCTTATTAACGGTGCATACGGTTCACCCGTCCGTGTTGGACCTTGGTAA